The Elusimicrobiota bacterium DNA segment GGCCTTACCCGCGTGGAGGTAATCGTTGAAATATAACTCTTCCCATTGAGCAGCTTATCAACCTTTCTTTGGTCAACATCCAGCCCGTAGACAAAGATACCTTTCTCCGCGAATGCTGTTGCTAAAGGCAGCCCGACATATCCCAGGCCGATAACCGCAACCCTATGCCTCTTAGTTTCAAGCTTTTTCTTCAATACGCCAAAACTTATACTCACAGTTCTATTACCTCGCATTTCATCCCCGCAGTATCAAGTACCGCAACCGTAGCTTTCCCGGATAAATACCCGCAGGTTTCACCGGGATTAACTACCATAACCTTACCTTTACGGATATCAACTTTATGCGTATGCCCGTAAATTATGAGGTCAAACCCTGAAGTATCGCGAAGAAAATCTATTTCTTCAGGTTCATGAAACATCGCAAGCTTAACCTTATCCCCGTCGATACTTCCAAAATAATTCTTATAAATATCAGCTATTGGCTTAAACCGTTCATAAAGAAACGTTTTCTCCCCGTCATTATTCCCGAATATCACCACGAGTTTACTCTTAAGTTCCTTAAACTGTATTGCGGTAAACGGTGAAATAATATCCCCCGCGTGGAACACACACTCCACACCCTGAGTGTTAAAGACCTCAACGGCTTTAACAATCTTCGCGATATTATCATGGCTATCAGACATAATCCCTATCTTCATTATATTACAACCTTATTTCCCTTTTTTACGGAACCACTCAACAGTTCTCTTCACACCTTCACTTAATTGAACCTCGGGTAACCATTTTAAGATACGTTTCGCTTTTGTAATATCCGGCCTCCGCTGTTTAGGATCATCCTGTGGCAAGGGTTTATACACAATCTTACTCTTAGAATTTGCTGATTTAATGATAACCTTCGCAAACTCAAGTATCGTAAGTTCGTTAGGATTACCGATATTAACCGGCAAATTTTCTTTACTCATCAATAGCCTGTAGATACCGTTCACCAGGTCGGAGACATAACAAAAACTGCGGGTTTGACTCCCGTCACCGTATACGGTTATCGGCTTATTCTTCAATGCCTGCATAATAAAATTCGGCACCACCCGCCCATCTTCTTTTCTCATCCTCGGCCCGTATGTATTAAATATCCTCACGATCCTGACATCAACCTTATGATACCGGTGATACGCCATTACCATAGCTTCAGCGAACCGTTTTGCTTCGTCATAAACACCCCGCGGGCCAAGCGTATTAACATTACCCCAGTAAGTTTCGGGTTGCGGGTTGACTAACGGATCACCATAAATTTCGCTGGTGGACGCCAGCATAAACCTTGCCTTTTTTTCTTTTGCCAATCCCAAAGCTTTATGTGTCCCCAGAGCACCGACTTTCAATGTGGGTATAGGGTACATAAGATAATCCACGGGGCTTGCGGGTGATGCGAAATGCATCACAGCATCAACCTTACCCGGAACATAAATAAAATTTGTGATATCATGCTTAATAAACAAAAACTTTTTATTCCCAAACAAATGCGCTATGTTCTGAAGATTACCGGTGATAAGGTTATCCACAACAACAACCTCATGCCCTTTGGATATCATATAATCACAGAGATGCGACCCGAGAAACCCCGCCCCGCCGGTAATTACTATTCTCATATCAATAAAACCGATCCTTTCATCGTAACTTCAATTCCGCCCGATACTTTTGTAGATGAAC contains these protein-coding regions:
- a CDS encoding metallophosphoesterase, producing the protein MKIGIMSDSHDNIAKIVKAVEVFNTQGVECVFHAGDIISPFTAIQFKELKSKLVVIFGNNDGEKTFLYERFKPIADIYKNYFGSIDGDKVKLAMFHEPEEIDFLRDTSGFDLIIYGHTHKVDIRKGKVMVVNPGETCGYLSGKATVAVLDTAGMKCEVIEL
- a CDS encoding UDP-glucuronic acid decarboxylase family protein, producing MRIVITGGAGFLGSHLCDYMISKGHEVVVVDNLITGNLQNIAHLFGNKKFLFIKHDITNFIYVPGKVDAVMHFASPASPVDYLMYPIPTLKVGALGTHKALGLAKEKKARFMLASTSEIYGDPLVNPQPETYWGNVNTLGPRGVYDEAKRFAEAMVMAYHRYHKVDVRIVRIFNTYGPRMRKEDGRVVPNFIMQALKNKPITVYGDGSQTRSFCYVSDLVNGIYRLLMSKENLPVNIGNPNELTILEFAKVIIKSANSKSKIVYKPLPQDDPKQRRPDITKAKRILKWLPEVQLSEGVKRTVEWFRKKGK